The following proteins come from a genomic window of Meleagris gallopavo isolate NT-WF06-2002-E0010 breed Aviagen turkey brand Nicholas breeding stock chromosome Z, Turkey_5.1, whole genome shotgun sequence:
- the LOC104915088 gene encoding vacuolar protein sorting-associated protein 13A-like isoform X3, whose amino-acid sequence MKIQQPNEIPIRRNYLPALKVEYSSSAHQKSFRIQIYRIQIQNQIPGAIFPFVFYPIKPPKSITLDSAPKPFTDVSIVMRTAGHSQISHIKYFKVLIQEMDLRLDLGFLNALVEFFTQTDVPNVEQLEVFKKDVESLQEELMSVSSMDTSQISLYEYFHISPIKLHLSFSLSTGGEDSNKEERKKELIPLQSLNLLLKSIGATLTDVQDVVFKLAFFELSYHFCTTQQLQSAVKKHYSKQAIKQMYVLILGLDVLGNPFGFIRGLSEGVEAFFYEPYQGAIQGPEEFIEGMALGLKALVGGAVGGLAGAASRITGAMAKGVAAITMDEDYQQKRREAMNKQPTGLREGITRGGKGLVSGFVSGITGIVTKPIRGAQKEGAAGFFKGVGKGLVGAVARPTGGIIDMASSTFQGIKK is encoded by the exons ATGAAGATTCAACAACCCAATGAGATTCCTATCAGAAGGAATTACTTGCCAGCTTTGAAAGTGGAATACAGCTCGTCAGCACATCAGAAGTCTTTCAGAATTCAAATTTACAGAATACAA ATTCAAAACCAGATTCCTGGAGCCATATTTCCCTTTGTGTTCTATCCTATTAAACCTCCAAAGTCCATCACCTTGGATTCAG CACCAAAGCCATTTACTGATGTCAGTATTGTTATGAGAACTGCAGGACATTCACAAATATCTCATATTAA ATACTTTAAGGTCTTGATTCAAGAAATGGATCTCAGATTAGACCTTGGCTTCCTGAATGCACTGGTTGAATTTTTTACACAGACTGATGTACCGAATGTCGAACAG CTGGAAGTTTTCAAAAAGGATGTAGAATCTCTTCAGGAAGAACTGATGAGTGTGTCATCCATGGATACATCACAAATCAGCTTGTATGAGTACTTCCATATCTCTCCGATTAAG TTACACTTAAGCTTTTCACTCAGTACTGGTGGTGAAGATAgtaacaaagaagaaaggaagaaagaactgaTACCACTTCAGTCCTTGAATCTCCTTCTGAAGAGCATAGGTGCCACCCTCACAGATGTGCAAGATGTTGTCTTCAA GTTGGCATTCTTTGAACTCAGCTATCACTTCTGTACTACACAGCAGCTACAATCAGCAGTGAAAAAGCATTATTCAAAACAG gCTATTAAGCAGATGTATGTTCTTATTCTTGGTCTTGATGTCTTGGGCAATCCATTTGGATTCATAAGAGGCTTATCTGAAGGAGTAGAAGCATTTTTCTATGAACCTTATCAG gGAGCCATCCAGGGTCCTGAAGAATTTATAGAAGGAATGGCACTAGGACTTAAAGCACTAGTAGGGGGAGCTGTTG gTGGATTAGCAGGTGCTGCTTCAAGAATCACTGGTGCTATGGCAAAAGGTGTTGCTGCAATAACGATGGATGAGGATTACCagcaaaaaaggagagaagcCATGAATAAACAGCCCACTGGTCTGAGAGAGGGTATCACTCGTGGAGGAAAAGGATTAGTTTCC GGTTTTGTCAGTGGCATAACCGGAATAGTTACAAAACCAATAAGAG GAGCTCAGAAAGAAGGAGCAGCTGGTTTTTTCAAAGGTGTTGGAAAAGGATTAGTGGGAGCAGTAGCTAGGCCTACTGGAGGAATCATAGACATGGCAAGCAGCACATTTCAGGGTATCAAAAA ATGA
- the LOC104915088 gene encoding vacuolar protein sorting-associated protein 13A-like isoform X2 produces MKIQQPNEIPIRRNYLPALKVEYSSSAHQKSFRIQIYRIQIQNQIPGAIFPFVFYPIKPPKSITLDSAPKPFTDVSIVMRTAGHSQISHIKYFKVLIQEMDLRLDLGFLNALVEFFTQTDVPNVEQLEVFKKDVESLQEELMSVSSMDTSQISLYEYFHISPIKLHLSFSLSTGGEDSNKEERKKELIPLQSLNLLLKSIGATLTDVQDVVFKLAFFELSYHFCTTQQLQSAVKKHYSKQAIKQMYVLILGLDVLGNPFGFIRGLSEGVEAFFYEPYQGAIQGPEEFIEGMALGLKALVGGAVGGLAGAASRITGAMAKGVAAITMDEDYQQKRREAMNKQPTGLREGITRGGKGLVSGFVSGITGIVTKPIRGAQKEGAAGFFKGVGKGLVGAVARPTGGIIDMASSTFQGIKKQNERSLQR; encoded by the exons ATGAAGATTCAACAACCCAATGAGATTCCTATCAGAAGGAATTACTTGCCAGCTTTGAAAGTGGAATACAGCTCGTCAGCACATCAGAAGTCTTTCAGAATTCAAATTTACAGAATACAA ATTCAAAACCAGATTCCTGGAGCCATATTTCCCTTTGTGTTCTATCCTATTAAACCTCCAAAGTCCATCACCTTGGATTCAG CACCAAAGCCATTTACTGATGTCAGTATTGTTATGAGAACTGCAGGACATTCACAAATATCTCATATTAA ATACTTTAAGGTCTTGATTCAAGAAATGGATCTCAGATTAGACCTTGGCTTCCTGAATGCACTGGTTGAATTTTTTACACAGACTGATGTACCGAATGTCGAACAG CTGGAAGTTTTCAAAAAGGATGTAGAATCTCTTCAGGAAGAACTGATGAGTGTGTCATCCATGGATACATCACAAATCAGCTTGTATGAGTACTTCCATATCTCTCCGATTAAG TTACACTTAAGCTTTTCACTCAGTACTGGTGGTGAAGATAgtaacaaagaagaaaggaagaaagaactgaTACCACTTCAGTCCTTGAATCTCCTTCTGAAGAGCATAGGTGCCACCCTCACAGATGTGCAAGATGTTGTCTTCAA GTTGGCATTCTTTGAACTCAGCTATCACTTCTGTACTACACAGCAGCTACAATCAGCAGTGAAAAAGCATTATTCAAAACAG gCTATTAAGCAGATGTATGTTCTTATTCTTGGTCTTGATGTCTTGGGCAATCCATTTGGATTCATAAGAGGCTTATCTGAAGGAGTAGAAGCATTTTTCTATGAACCTTATCAG gGAGCCATCCAGGGTCCTGAAGAATTTATAGAAGGAATGGCACTAGGACTTAAAGCACTAGTAGGGGGAGCTGTTG gTGGATTAGCAGGTGCTGCTTCAAGAATCACTGGTGCTATGGCAAAAGGTGTTGCTGCAATAACGATGGATGAGGATTACCagcaaaaaaggagagaagcCATGAATAAACAGCCCACTGGTCTGAGAGAGGGTATCACTCGTGGAGGAAAAGGATTAGTTTCC GGTTTTGTCAGTGGCATAACCGGAATAGTTACAAAACCAATAAGAG GAGCTCAGAAAGAAGGAGCAGCTGGTTTTTTCAAAGGTGTTGGAAAAGGATTAGTGGGAGCAGTAGCTAGGCCTACTGGAGGAATCATAGACATGGCAAGCAGCACATTTCAGGGTATCAAAAA GCAAAATGAAAGAAGCCTACAGAGATGA
- the LOC104915088 gene encoding vacuolar protein sorting-associated protein 13A-like isoform X1, with amino-acid sequence MKIQQPNEIPIRRNYLPALKVEYSSSAHQKSFRIQIYRIQIQNQIPGAIFPFVFYPIKPPKSITLDSAPKPFTDVSIVMRTAGHSQISHIKYFKVLIQEMDLRLDLGFLNALVEFFTQTDVPNVEQLEVFKKDVESLQEELMSVSSMDTSQISLYEYFHISPIKLHLSFSLSTGGEDSNKEERKKELIPLQSLNLLLKSIGATLTDVQDVVFKLAFFELSYHFCTTQQLQSAVKKHYSKQAIKQMYVLILGLDVLGNPFGFIRGLSEGVEAFFYEPYQGAIQGPEEFIEGMALGLKALVGGAVGGLAGAASRITGAMAKGVAAITMDEDYQQKRREAMNKQPTGLREGITRGGKGLVSGFVSGITGIVTKPIRGAQKEGAAGFFKGVGKGLVGAVARPTGGIIDMASSTFQGIKNSRTGLQEFHFPETRANTGARRMRSQSSGRGSYQGILKTNRTYISLWALVGCTHKC; translated from the exons ATGAAGATTCAACAACCCAATGAGATTCCTATCAGAAGGAATTACTTGCCAGCTTTGAAAGTGGAATACAGCTCGTCAGCACATCAGAAGTCTTTCAGAATTCAAATTTACAGAATACAA ATTCAAAACCAGATTCCTGGAGCCATATTTCCCTTTGTGTTCTATCCTATTAAACCTCCAAAGTCCATCACCTTGGATTCAG CACCAAAGCCATTTACTGATGTCAGTATTGTTATGAGAACTGCAGGACATTCACAAATATCTCATATTAA ATACTTTAAGGTCTTGATTCAAGAAATGGATCTCAGATTAGACCTTGGCTTCCTGAATGCACTGGTTGAATTTTTTACACAGACTGATGTACCGAATGTCGAACAG CTGGAAGTTTTCAAAAAGGATGTAGAATCTCTTCAGGAAGAACTGATGAGTGTGTCATCCATGGATACATCACAAATCAGCTTGTATGAGTACTTCCATATCTCTCCGATTAAG TTACACTTAAGCTTTTCACTCAGTACTGGTGGTGAAGATAgtaacaaagaagaaaggaagaaagaactgaTACCACTTCAGTCCTTGAATCTCCTTCTGAAGAGCATAGGTGCCACCCTCACAGATGTGCAAGATGTTGTCTTCAA GTTGGCATTCTTTGAACTCAGCTATCACTTCTGTACTACACAGCAGCTACAATCAGCAGTGAAAAAGCATTATTCAAAACAG gCTATTAAGCAGATGTATGTTCTTATTCTTGGTCTTGATGTCTTGGGCAATCCATTTGGATTCATAAGAGGCTTATCTGAAGGAGTAGAAGCATTTTTCTATGAACCTTATCAG gGAGCCATCCAGGGTCCTGAAGAATTTATAGAAGGAATGGCACTAGGACTTAAAGCACTAGTAGGGGGAGCTGTTG gTGGATTAGCAGGTGCTGCTTCAAGAATCACTGGTGCTATGGCAAAAGGTGTTGCTGCAATAACGATGGATGAGGATTACCagcaaaaaaggagagaagcCATGAATAAACAGCCCACTGGTCTGAGAGAGGGTATCACTCGTGGAGGAAAAGGATTAGTTTCC GGTTTTGTCAGTGGCATAACCGGAATAGTTACAAAACCAATAAGAG GAGCTCAGAAAGAAGGAGCAGCTGGTTTTTTCAAAGGTGTTGGAAAAGGATTAGTGGGAGCAGTAGCTAGGCCTACTGGAGGAATCATAGACATGGCAAGCAGCACATTTCAGGGTATCAAAAA CAGCAGGACTGGCCTTCAGGAATTCCACTTCCCAGAGACCAGGGCAAATACTGGAGCAAGAAGGATGCGTTCTCAGTCCTCAGGAAGAGGATCATATCAGGGAatacttaaaacaaacagaacataTATAAGCCTATGGGCCTTGGTGGGATGCACCCAcaagtgctga